In a genomic window of Gossypium arboreum isolate Shixiya-1 chromosome 7, ASM2569848v2, whole genome shotgun sequence:
- the LOC108484875 gene encoding protein MHF1 homolog yields the protein MEVDEHNRSDFEKEEEEEDDSVSDLLRDRFRLSAISIAESEAKRSGMEISPPIVACIADLAFKYIGQLAKDLELFAHHAGRKSVTMTDVIVSAHRNEHLAASLRSYSDELKAKEPQSDRKRKKVPRKEDKGIDGMVNIPDL from the exons ATGGAAGTCGACGAACATAATAGGAGCGATTTCGAgaaagaagaagaggaagaagacGATTCAGTTTCCGATCTCTTGAGAGATCGCTTTCGTCTCTCCGCTATTTCCATCGCCGAATCCGAAG CGAAGAGAAGCGGTATGGAAATTTCTCCACCGATAGTAGCTTGTATTGCCGATTTGGCCTTCAAATACATCG GTCAGTTGGCAAAAGACCTTGAACTATTTGCACACCATGCCGGTCGTAAATCTGTGACCATGACAGATGTCATAGTTTCTG CTCACAGAAATGAACACTTAGCTGCCTCGTTGAGGTCCTACAGCGATGAGCTTAAAGCAAAAGAACCCCAATCCGATAGGAAGAGGAAGAAAGTACCTAGAAAAGAGGACAAGGGTATCGACGGTATGGTGAATATCCCTGATCTTTGA
- the LOC108466144 gene encoding magnesium protoporphyrin IX methyltransferase, chloroplastic gives MSYSVSLSSPIHFHTNSRFFSTFPPKLPNKLKTTVTTTTVAAIPPLSTATSVTDLSVLDSTTVALIGGGSVAALAAVLSFTDPERRRRLQAEEVGGGDKEVVRNYFNNSGFQRWKKIYGETDDVNKVQLDIRLGHSKTVENVMKMLTDDGSLNGVTVCDAGCGTGCLSIPLAKEGAVVSASDISAAMVAEAEKQAKEQLTAGNGDIAPVMPKFEVKDLESLDGKYDTVVCLDVLIHYPQNKADGMIAHLASLAENRLILSFAPKTFYYDLLKRIGELFPGPSKATRAYLHAEADVERALNKVGWKIRKRGLITTQFYFARLVEAVPA, from the exons ATGTCGTACTCAGTCTCTCTATCTTCTCCCATTCATTTCCACACTAACTCTAGATTCTTCTCTACATTCCCTCCAAAACTTCCTAACAAACTGAAAACAACCGTAACAACCACCACAGTCGCGGCCATTCCACCCTTATCCACCGCTACATCGGTTACCGACCTCTCCGTTTTGGATAGCACCACTGTTGCTCTCATAGGTGGAGGTTCAGTCGCCGCCTTAGCAGCGGTTCTCTCCTTCACTGACCCGGAACGCCGACGTCGTCTTCAGGCGGAAGAAGTCGGCGGGGGCGATAAAGAAGTCGTTAGGAATTACTTCAATAATTCTGGTTTCCAAAGGTGGAAGAAGATTTATGGAGAGACCGATGATGTGAATAAAGTCCAGCTTGATATTAGGTTAGGGCATTCCAAAACCGTtgaaaatgtgatgaaaatgTTGACCGATGATGGCTCACTGAATGGCGTCACTGTTTGCGATGCTGGTTGTGGCACCGGTTGTCTCTCCATTCCTTTAGCTAAAGAAGGTGCCGTTGTTTCCGCCAGCGATATTTCCGCCGCCATGGTGGCCGAGGCTGAGAAGCAG GCGAAAGAGCAGTTAACAGCTGGGAATGGTGATATTGCGCCAGTTATGCCAAAATTTGAAGTGAAGGATTTGGAGAGTTTAGATGGGAAATATGATACTGTGGTGTGTTTAGATGTTTTAATACATTATCCGCAGAATAAAGCTGACGGAATGATCGCACACCTTGCTTCACTTGCCGAAAACCGATTAATTTTGAGCTTTGCACCGAAGACATTTTATTACGATCTGTTGAAGAGGATCGGTGAATTATTTCCAGGGCCGTCTAAAGCAACGAGGGCATATCTTCATGCCGAGGCAGATGTAGAAAGGGCACTAAATAAGGTTGGATGGAAAATAAGAAAGAGAGGGCTAATCACTACACAGTTCTACTTTGCAAGACTTGTCGAGGCTGTCCCTGCATAG
- the LOC108457155 gene encoding protein MEI2-like 1 isoform X1: MPFEVMDQSNASASASASASASSRFLEDILFPVERQVGFWKPNTMSDNQDKIVGSSPMEQLSTDYMEQPPSNLARDQEEKLSIGWKGITNLSEHSWNSVNHHPKSMSNLYTKPAENLNRNRTYGNVIQHESSLFSSSFSEVFNRKLRLLGNDLSCQHASSAAPHVEEEPFKSMEEVEAQTIGNLLPDEDDLFSGVIDDLGLNTLDSKGDELEDFDLFSSGGGMELEGDDRVSMVPRNSDLLRVFNIQGGSNGLIVGEHPYGEHPSRTLFVRNINSNVEDSELKTLFEQYGDIRTLYTACKHRGFVMISYYDLRAAQNAMRALQNKSLRRRKLDIHYSIPKENQSEKDVNHGTLVVFNLDSSVSSDKLQQIFGAFGEIKEIHETLQKHNPKFIEFYDVRAAEAAFQALNSSDIAGKQIKIEPSHLWGIGRFTQQPESEQDEPNLCKSPFDELSSGNCVSPGLTASGCMDNGSTQVVAPVSTFAETHRSSTVPINLASPARVSPIGKPLSFREPDHALDEMKFANQGVPSFHPHSLPEYHDSLANGIPFNSSSTIIDMASSSSPMMAEGLDNRHIRGARSNGHLMQPNAGVFGSSGNGSLSCNGNHYMWNNSNSPQQNLPTAMVWPNSPSFVNGIHANRLPHIPAFPRAPSVMLNVGSPVHHHIGSAPPVNSAFWDKRHPYIGESPETSGFPLGSLGSVGFPSSSLSHPVEYASHNIFSHVGGNCMDLTKTGGVHSPQQMCHLFPRRNPMMPASLDSPNDRVRNFSYRRNESNTSNADKKQYELDIDRIIRGEDSRTTLMIKNIPNKYTSKMLLAAIDEHCRGTYDFIYLPIDFKNKCNVGYAFINMIDPQHIVPFYKAFNGKKWEKFNSEKVASIAFARIQGKAALITHFQNSSLMNEDKRCRPILFHTNGPNAGDQEPFPMGTNIRPRPRRPRTTSNDESHCQGSSSTLANTEEFPNGVDSLLVSSKDSD; the protein is encoded by the exons ATGCCATTCGAGGTCATGGATCAAAGTAATGCATCGGCATCAGCATCGGCATCGGCATCGGCATCATCCCGCTTTTTAGAAGACATTCTTTTCCCAGTTGAG AGACAAGTTGGATTTTGGAAGCCGAATACAATGTCTGATAATCAAG ACAAGATTGTTGGTTCATCTCCGATGGAACAACTGTCTACTGACTATATGGAACAACCCCCATCAAATTTGGCCAGAGATCAAGAAGAAAAGTTAAGCATTGGTTGGAAGGGAATTACCAATTTGTCTGAGCATTCATGGAATTCTGTGAATCACCATCCTAAATCAATGTCAAATCTGTATACAAAACCAGCAGAGAACTTGAATAGAAACAGGACCTATGGCAATGTGATCCAGCATGAAAGTAGCCTGTTTTCAAGTTCATTCTCTGAAGTATTTAATAGAAAGT TGAGATTATTAGGGAATGATCTATCTTGTCAACATGCCAGTTCAGCTGCTCCACACGTTGAGGAAGAACCTTTCAAATCTATGGAAGAAGTTGAGGCACAGACTATCGGAAATCTCCTTCCTGATGAAGATGATCTATTCTCTGGGGTGATTGATGACTTGGGACTTAATACTCTTGACAGTAAAGGAGATGAATTAGAAGACTTTGACCTATTCAGCAGTGGTGGAGGAATGGAACTAGAAGGGGATGATCGTGTATCCATGGTTCCGAGGAATTCTGATCTTCTTAGAGTATTCAACATTCAAGGGGGTTCAAATGGCTTAATTGTTGGTGAACATCCATATGGTGAGCATCCTTCTAGGACACTTTTTGTTAGGAACATTAATAGCAATGTCGAAGACTCAGAGTTAAAGACTCTCTTTGAG CAATATGGAGATATTCGAACTCTCTATACTGCCTGCAAGCATCGTGGGTTTGTTATGATTTCTTATTATGATCTAAGAGCAGCCCAAAATGCAATGAGGGCTCTGCAGAATAAATCATTGAGGCGTAGGAAACTTGATATACATTATTCAATTCCAAAG GAAAACCAATCTGAAAAAGATGTGAACCATGGGACGCTGGTGGTTTTCAACCTTGATTCTTCTGTTTCATCCGATAAACTTCAACAAATATTTGGtgcttttggagaaattaaaGAA ATCCATGAAACTCTGCAGAAGCATAATCCCAAATTCATTGAGTTTTATGATGTTAGAGCTGCAGAAGCTGCTTTTCAAGCACTGAATAGCAGTGACATTGCTGGGAAGCAGATCAAAATTGAACCAAGCCATCTATGGGGCATTGGACG CTTTACACAACAGCCTGAGTCAGAGCAAGATGAACCTAACCTATGCAAAAGCCCTTTTGATGAGTTATCATCGGGAAACTGTG TTTCTCCAGGATTGACTGCATCTGGCTGCATGGATAATGGGTCTACCCAGGTTGTTGCACCTGTGAGTACATTTGCTGAAACTCATCGAAGTTCTACTGTGCCAATTAACTTAGCCTCTCCAGCAAGAGTGTCACCGATAGGAAAACCCTTAAGCTTTCGGGAGCCCGACCACGCTCTAGATGAAATGAAGTTTGCTAACCAAGGTGTACCAAGTTTCCATCCCCATTCTTTACCTGAGTATCATGATAGCTTAGCCAATGGTATTCCATTCAATTCCTCTAGTACCATAATAGACATGGCTAGCAGCAGCAGTCCCATGATGGCTGAAGGACTTGATAATAGGCATATTCGAGGAGCAAGGTCAAATGGGCACCTAATGCAACCTAATGCAGGGG TGTTTGGGTCATCTGGAAATGGAAGCTTGTCATGTAATGGAAACCATTACATGTGGAACAACTCCAACTCGCCCCAGCAAAATCTGCCAACTGCCATGGTTTGGCCAAATTCACCATCGTTTGTTAATGGCATTCATGCTAATCGCCTTCCACATATCCCAGCATTTCCTAGGGCTCCTTCTGTAATGTTGAATGTAGGATCACCTGTACACCACCACATTGGCTCAGCACCACCAGTTAATTCTGCATTCTGGGACAAGCGGCATCCTTATATCGGGGAGTCTCCTGAAACTTCAGGTTTTCCCCTTGGATCTCTTGGAAGCGTGGGCTTTCCTAGTAGCTCGCTATCACATCCGGTGGAATATGCTTCCCACAACATTTTTTCTCATGTTGGTGGAAATTGCATGGATTTGACAAAAACTGGTGGGGTACACTCTCCTCAGCAAATGTGCCACCTTTTCCCTCGCAGGAACCCTATGATGCCCGCATCTCTTGATTCTCCTAATGATCGTGTCAGAAACTTTTCATACCGCAGAAATGAATCAAATACTAGTAATGCTGATAAAAAACAATATGAACTTGATATTGACCGAATCATACGCGGGGAAGACAGCAGAACAACGCTTATGATTAAAAATATACCCAACAA GTATACCTCAAAGATGCTTCTGGCAGCCATTGATGAGCACTGTCGAGGAActtatgattttatttatttgcCAATTGACTTCAAG AATAAATGCAATGTAGGCTATGCTTTCATCAACATGATTGACCCGCAACATATCGTTCCCTTCTATAAG GCATTCAATGGCAAGAAATGGGAGAAGTTCAACAGTGAAAAGGTTGCGTCTATTGCATTTGCTAGGATCCAGGGAAAGGCTGCTCTTATTACTCATTTCCAGAATTCGAGCTTGATGAATGAAGATAAACGATGTCGCCCTATTCTTTTTCACACTAATGGCCCAAATGCGGGTGATCAG GAGCCATTTCCTATGGGTACCAATATTCGACCAAGACCAAGGAGACCTCGAACAACTAGCAATGACGAGAGCCACTGCCAAGGTAGTTCTTCAACTTTAGCTAACACAGAGGAATTTCCCAATGGGGTCGACTCATTGTTGGTTTCTTCCAAAGATTCTGATTGA
- the LOC108471128 gene encoding uncharacterized protein LOC108471128, with translation MSDGSMISKRVKQEEVYEEDKNDLVEQEEALVALVEHRAKEVELLRQRVSYYKSQLLEAEERFQDSQSKLARLRGRRFLTSSNASLLATKRVTVEQRIVSPEHINIGSENLLQPKTELIIPNVSPKISQPIKPEELVAKTIIDLEETAASNRAVRKRAKKSNTSSTTDVEVVEIKDGGTKRKFEKKEHKDLIPLVESSSSPTLIRSYSSNLIPSQHKRKLRSVAVCPVNDQLFVTSALDGLVNLWQIQGRGSSASLLSTTSCVSSGERRWPEDIAWHPHRNSLFSVYTADAGVSQISVLNLKKTEGRSNVTYLEDKPHVKGIINSITFTPWEDTCFVTGGSDHAVVLWGEQDENVWKPKTLHRTLHSSAVMGVAGMQQKQIVLSAGADKRIVGFDVLAGGVDFKHLIESKCMSVIPNPCDFNLFMIQTGVHEKQLRLYDIRSMYAELHSFGWKQESSESHSALINQAWSPDGLYLSSGSADPDIHIFDIRYNACKPSQSIRAHHRRVFKAVWHHSLPLLISISSDLQIGLHKM, from the exons ATGAGTGACGGTTCAATGATTTCAAAGAGAGTTAAGCAAGAAGAAGTATATGAAGAAGACAAAAACGACTTAGTAGAGCAAGAAGAAGCATTAGTGGCTTTAGTGGAACATCGCGCCAAAGAAGTTGAACTTCTTCGCCAACGTGTCTCCTATTACAAATCTCAG CTTCTTGAAGCTGAGGAGAGGTTTCAAGATTCACAATCTAAATTGGCTCGCCTTCGAGGTCGACGTTTCCTGACATCATCTAATGCTTCGTTGTTGGCTACTAAAAGGGTGACGGTAGAGCAGAGAATAGTCAGTCCTGAACATATAAATATAGGTTCTGAAAACCTATTGCAACCAAAAACGGAACTCATAATACCTAACGTAAGTCCCAAGATTTCACAACCTATAAAACCGGAAGAGTTAGTTGCGAAAACTATCATTGATCTCGAAGAAACTGCTGCCTCTAATAGGGCTGTAAGAAAAAGAGCTAAGAAATCTAATACAAGTTCTACTACAGATGTGGAAGTTGTTGAAATTAAAGATGGAGGAACTAAAAGGAAGTTTG AAAAAAAGGAACACAAGGACTTGATTCCCTTGGTTGAAAGTAGCTCTTCACCAACATTAATCAGATCCTATTCAAGCAATTTGATCCCAAGTCAGCACAAAAGAAAGTTGAGAAGTGTTGCTGTGTGTCCGGTGAATGATCAGCTTTTTGTAACCAG TGCTTTGGATGGATTAGTCAACTTGTGGCAAATTCAAGGTAGAGG ATCATCAGCTTCTTTGCTTAGTACCACAAGTTGTGTATCGTCGGGAGAGAGAAGATGGCCAGAAGATATAGCGTGGCATCCACATCGAAACAGCCTTTTTTCTGTATACACTGCAGATGCAGGTGTTTCTCAGATATCGGTACTAAATCTTAAGAAAACAGAAGGG AGATCCAATGTAACGTACTTAGAGGATAAGCCTCATGTTAAAGGTATCATCAACAGCATAACATTCACGCCCTGGGAAGATACCTGTTTTGTCACTGGTGGCAGTGATCATGCGGTGGTGCTTTGGGGTGAGCAAGATGAGAACGTATGGAAGCCAAAGACCTTACATAGAACTCTACATTCTTCTGCTGTCATGGGAGTTGCAGGGATGCAGCAAAAGCAGATTGTACTTTCTGCCGGGGCTGATaaaagaattgtcgggtttgatGTGCTTGCTGGAGGTGTAGACTTCAAGCATCTAATAGAAAGTAAATGCATGAGTGTTATACCAAATCCTTGTGACTTCAATCTATTCATGATTCAAACTGG GGTCCATGAAAAGCAGCTCCGGCTTTATGATATTAGATCGATGTATGCCGAACTGCATTCATTTGGGTGGAAACAAGAAAGCAGTGAATCTCATTCGGCTCTTATCAATCAAGCTTGGTCTCCTGATGGTTTATACCTCTCATCAGGTTCAGCTGATCCTGATATTCACATTTTCGATATTAGGTACAATGCTTGCAAGCCATCCCAATCAATCCGAGCTCATCACAGACGAGTCTTCAAAGCTGTATGGCATCACTCTTTACCCCTTCTCATTTCCATATCTTCTGATCTTCAAATCGGACTGCACAAAATGTAG
- the LOC108457155 gene encoding protein MEI2-like 1 isoform X2 produces the protein MPFEVMDQSNASASASASASASSRFLEDILFPVERQVGFWKPNTMSDNQDKIVGSSPMEQLSTDYMEQPPSNLARDQEEKLSIGWKGITNLSEHSWNSVNHHPKSMSNLYTKPAENLNRNRTYGNVIQHESSLFSSSFSEVFNRKLRLLGNDLSCQHASSAAPHVEEEPFKSMEEVEAQTIGNLLPDEDDLFSGVIDDLGLNTLDSKGDELEDFDLFSSGGGMELEGDDRVSMVPRNSDLLRVFNIQGGSNGLIVGEHPYGEHPSRTLFVRNINSNVEDSELKTLFEQYGDIRTLYTACKHRGFVMISYYDLRAAQNAMRALQNKSLRRRKLDIHYSIPKENQSEKDVNHGTLVVFNLDSSVSSDKLQQIFGAFGEIKEIHETLQKHNPKFIEFYDVRAAEAAFQALNSSDIAGKQIKIEPSHLWGIGRFTQQPESEQDEPNLCKSPFDELSSGNCGLTASGCMDNGSTQVVAPVSTFAETHRSSTVPINLASPARVSPIGKPLSFREPDHALDEMKFANQGVPSFHPHSLPEYHDSLANGIPFNSSSTIIDMASSSSPMMAEGLDNRHIRGARSNGHLMQPNAGVFGSSGNGSLSCNGNHYMWNNSNSPQQNLPTAMVWPNSPSFVNGIHANRLPHIPAFPRAPSVMLNVGSPVHHHIGSAPPVNSAFWDKRHPYIGESPETSGFPLGSLGSVGFPSSSLSHPVEYASHNIFSHVGGNCMDLTKTGGVHSPQQMCHLFPRRNPMMPASLDSPNDRVRNFSYRRNESNTSNADKKQYELDIDRIIRGEDSRTTLMIKNIPNKYTSKMLLAAIDEHCRGTYDFIYLPIDFKNKCNVGYAFINMIDPQHIVPFYKAFNGKKWEKFNSEKVASIAFARIQGKAALITHFQNSSLMNEDKRCRPILFHTNGPNAGDQEPFPMGTNIRPRPRRPRTTSNDESHCQGSSSTLANTEEFPNGVDSLLVSSKDSD, from the exons ATGCCATTCGAGGTCATGGATCAAAGTAATGCATCGGCATCAGCATCGGCATCGGCATCGGCATCATCCCGCTTTTTAGAAGACATTCTTTTCCCAGTTGAG AGACAAGTTGGATTTTGGAAGCCGAATACAATGTCTGATAATCAAG ACAAGATTGTTGGTTCATCTCCGATGGAACAACTGTCTACTGACTATATGGAACAACCCCCATCAAATTTGGCCAGAGATCAAGAAGAAAAGTTAAGCATTGGTTGGAAGGGAATTACCAATTTGTCTGAGCATTCATGGAATTCTGTGAATCACCATCCTAAATCAATGTCAAATCTGTATACAAAACCAGCAGAGAACTTGAATAGAAACAGGACCTATGGCAATGTGATCCAGCATGAAAGTAGCCTGTTTTCAAGTTCATTCTCTGAAGTATTTAATAGAAAGT TGAGATTATTAGGGAATGATCTATCTTGTCAACATGCCAGTTCAGCTGCTCCACACGTTGAGGAAGAACCTTTCAAATCTATGGAAGAAGTTGAGGCACAGACTATCGGAAATCTCCTTCCTGATGAAGATGATCTATTCTCTGGGGTGATTGATGACTTGGGACTTAATACTCTTGACAGTAAAGGAGATGAATTAGAAGACTTTGACCTATTCAGCAGTGGTGGAGGAATGGAACTAGAAGGGGATGATCGTGTATCCATGGTTCCGAGGAATTCTGATCTTCTTAGAGTATTCAACATTCAAGGGGGTTCAAATGGCTTAATTGTTGGTGAACATCCATATGGTGAGCATCCTTCTAGGACACTTTTTGTTAGGAACATTAATAGCAATGTCGAAGACTCAGAGTTAAAGACTCTCTTTGAG CAATATGGAGATATTCGAACTCTCTATACTGCCTGCAAGCATCGTGGGTTTGTTATGATTTCTTATTATGATCTAAGAGCAGCCCAAAATGCAATGAGGGCTCTGCAGAATAAATCATTGAGGCGTAGGAAACTTGATATACATTATTCAATTCCAAAG GAAAACCAATCTGAAAAAGATGTGAACCATGGGACGCTGGTGGTTTTCAACCTTGATTCTTCTGTTTCATCCGATAAACTTCAACAAATATTTGGtgcttttggagaaattaaaGAA ATCCATGAAACTCTGCAGAAGCATAATCCCAAATTCATTGAGTTTTATGATGTTAGAGCTGCAGAAGCTGCTTTTCAAGCACTGAATAGCAGTGACATTGCTGGGAAGCAGATCAAAATTGAACCAAGCCATCTATGGGGCATTGGACG CTTTACACAACAGCCTGAGTCAGAGCAAGATGAACCTAACCTATGCAAAAGCCCTTTTGATGAGTTATCATCGGGAAACTGTG GATTGACTGCATCTGGCTGCATGGATAATGGGTCTACCCAGGTTGTTGCACCTGTGAGTACATTTGCTGAAACTCATCGAAGTTCTACTGTGCCAATTAACTTAGCCTCTCCAGCAAGAGTGTCACCGATAGGAAAACCCTTAAGCTTTCGGGAGCCCGACCACGCTCTAGATGAAATGAAGTTTGCTAACCAAGGTGTACCAAGTTTCCATCCCCATTCTTTACCTGAGTATCATGATAGCTTAGCCAATGGTATTCCATTCAATTCCTCTAGTACCATAATAGACATGGCTAGCAGCAGCAGTCCCATGATGGCTGAAGGACTTGATAATAGGCATATTCGAGGAGCAAGGTCAAATGGGCACCTAATGCAACCTAATGCAGGGG TGTTTGGGTCATCTGGAAATGGAAGCTTGTCATGTAATGGAAACCATTACATGTGGAACAACTCCAACTCGCCCCAGCAAAATCTGCCAACTGCCATGGTTTGGCCAAATTCACCATCGTTTGTTAATGGCATTCATGCTAATCGCCTTCCACATATCCCAGCATTTCCTAGGGCTCCTTCTGTAATGTTGAATGTAGGATCACCTGTACACCACCACATTGGCTCAGCACCACCAGTTAATTCTGCATTCTGGGACAAGCGGCATCCTTATATCGGGGAGTCTCCTGAAACTTCAGGTTTTCCCCTTGGATCTCTTGGAAGCGTGGGCTTTCCTAGTAGCTCGCTATCACATCCGGTGGAATATGCTTCCCACAACATTTTTTCTCATGTTGGTGGAAATTGCATGGATTTGACAAAAACTGGTGGGGTACACTCTCCTCAGCAAATGTGCCACCTTTTCCCTCGCAGGAACCCTATGATGCCCGCATCTCTTGATTCTCCTAATGATCGTGTCAGAAACTTTTCATACCGCAGAAATGAATCAAATACTAGTAATGCTGATAAAAAACAATATGAACTTGATATTGACCGAATCATACGCGGGGAAGACAGCAGAACAACGCTTATGATTAAAAATATACCCAACAA GTATACCTCAAAGATGCTTCTGGCAGCCATTGATGAGCACTGTCGAGGAActtatgattttatttatttgcCAATTGACTTCAAG AATAAATGCAATGTAGGCTATGCTTTCATCAACATGATTGACCCGCAACATATCGTTCCCTTCTATAAG GCATTCAATGGCAAGAAATGGGAGAAGTTCAACAGTGAAAAGGTTGCGTCTATTGCATTTGCTAGGATCCAGGGAAAGGCTGCTCTTATTACTCATTTCCAGAATTCGAGCTTGATGAATGAAGATAAACGATGTCGCCCTATTCTTTTTCACACTAATGGCCCAAATGCGGGTGATCAG GAGCCATTTCCTATGGGTACCAATATTCGACCAAGACCAAGGAGACCTCGAACAACTAGCAATGACGAGAGCCACTGCCAAGGTAGTTCTTCAACTTTAGCTAACACAGAGGAATTTCCCAATGGGGTCGACTCATTGTTGGTTTCTTCCAAAGATTCTGATTGA